Proteins co-encoded in one Flavobacteriaceae bacterium MAR_2009_75 genomic window:
- a CDS encoding TonB-linked SusC/RagA family outer membrane protein, whose protein sequence is MKKTNPFKSKVPFWSFLLVMMVGSSLAFGQTDYTFTGVVSDGNDNTPIPGVSVFLENTSFGAVTDFDGNYVFKATLEDGEFTLLASYLGYSTKRTKINLGTAQNIVTDIVLTEDLLSLDEVVVTGSTVGVNKRTLGNAISSVKSEDLVNNGATAVDQAISGKITGALVQQNSGDPAGGISIRLRGPSTVLGSSDPLYIVDGIIVSNSSAELIDTGGNTQNRLADLNPNDVERIEIIKGAAAAAIYGSRASNGVVQIFTKKGKSGEPRFSFSTNAKVNELRKTIDYNTAPLAWEDPFDRTNLATVPTTRYDLQDDFFESAFGIENYLSVSGGNDKTSYFLSASHLDNEGIIKNTSFQRVGFKANLTQKAFDWLSVNAGLNYVRSNSKEIPNGGINSAYGAITGFVFSDNSIDPSPNESGVYPITSLLVPRTNPAEAVNRFDFGQKVNRIITSVGLDAQITENFTANYTLGLDFFNQSATAFIPINNTSPNGDGFARRSDLNNFQYNSDLNLTYKADLSEDISSTTTLGGSWQYEEFDRVGINANGLPPIVETATSGSIVEQGESRSQISYWGAFVQQTFSYKDKLYVNGALRSDGASTFGKDERSQLYAKASLSYIISEEDFWQNTFGDTFSTLKLRGSWGQAGNLTALSAFQRFTLLNPISINGSPGLVPSTQQGDLDIAPERQEEYEFGIDAGFFNNRLGLEFTYYKQEVTDLLLPRELSPSTGFSSRIENVGNLENEGLELLLKGSPVKSQDFSWDVTATYSKNNNVVTSVAGGGQFALAGSFSTNYVIEGEPLGVFYRQFYARDADGSISLDADGYPFAGTTEDGSSSKVIGDPNPEWFGSLINEFSYKNLSLRVQFDAVQGFDIFNWNRRLLDNVIFGGGSNVGEELLGNLPKGYGGAQAGIFEEFVEDGSFVKLRELSLSYNLPEPFESVDNIKVSLIGRNLFSWDDYSGYDPEINTAGQSNGVRGFDFAGVPIPRTYQLGLSVNF, encoded by the coding sequence ATGAAAAAAACAAACCCTTTTAAAAGTAAAGTGCCGTTTTGGTCTTTTCTTTTAGTAATGATGGTCGGTAGTTCTTTGGCCTTTGGTCAAACTGACTACACTTTTACCGGTGTTGTCTCCGATGGCAATGACAATACTCCAATTCCCGGTGTTTCTGTATTCCTTGAAAACACTTCCTTTGGAGCGGTTACCGATTTTGATGGTAACTATGTATTTAAAGCTACTCTCGAAGATGGAGAGTTTACTTTGTTGGCCAGCTATCTAGGCTATTCAACAAAACGGACAAAAATAAACCTAGGTACAGCCCAAAATATCGTAACCGATATCGTATTGACGGAAGATTTACTTAGTCTTGATGAAGTTGTGGTAACCGGAAGTACTGTTGGCGTTAATAAGAGAACACTTGGTAATGCCATCTCCTCGGTAAAGTCTGAAGATCTGGTAAATAATGGGGCAACTGCGGTAGATCAAGCGATTTCTGGTAAGATTACAGGAGCACTCGTGCAACAGAATTCCGGTGACCCGGCCGGTGGTATCAGTATTAGATTGCGGGGGCCTAGTACAGTTCTAGGTAGTTCTGACCCTCTATACATCGTTGACGGTATAATTGTAAGTAACTCCAGTGCAGAGTTGATAGATACCGGGGGTAACACTCAAAACCGCCTCGCTGATTTAAATCCAAACGATGTCGAACGTATCGAAATTATTAAAGGTGCAGCAGCAGCAGCGATATATGGTTCTCGTGCAAGTAATGGGGTAGTTCAAATTTTTACTAAAAAAGGAAAATCGGGAGAACCGAGGTTTAGCTTTTCTACGAATGCTAAAGTTAATGAGCTTAGAAAAACAATAGATTATAACACGGCGCCTTTAGCTTGGGAAGATCCATTCGACAGAACGAATTTGGCTACTGTTCCTACAACACGTTATGATTTGCAGGATGATTTCTTTGAATCTGCCTTTGGTATTGAAAATTACCTTTCCGTCAGTGGTGGTAACGATAAAACCTCTTACTTTTTATCCGCTTCTCATTTAGATAATGAAGGTATTATAAAGAACACAAGTTTTCAAAGAGTCGGGTTTAAGGCTAATCTAACCCAAAAGGCATTTGATTGGCTTAGTGTCAACGCAGGGTTAAATTATGTGCGAAGCAATAGCAAAGAAATACCGAATGGTGGTATAAATTCTGCATATGGGGCCATAACCGGGTTTGTTTTTAGTGACAACTCTATCGACCCTTCCCCTAATGAGTCAGGCGTATACCCTATAACGTCGTTATTGGTTCCTAGAACCAATCCGGCCGAAGCCGTAAACCGTTTTGATTTTGGTCAGAAGGTAAATCGTATCATTACAAGTGTAGGTCTAGATGCACAGATTACAGAAAATTTCACCGCTAATTATACTTTAGGTCTTGACTTTTTCAACCAATCTGCAACCGCTTTTATCCCAATTAATAACACCTCCCCTAATGGTGATGGGTTTGCGCGACGTTCAGATTTAAATAATTTTCAGTACAACAGCGATTTGAACTTAACCTACAAAGCTGATTTGAGCGAAGACATCTCTTCTACCACAACTCTAGGCGGATCATGGCAGTATGAAGAATTTGATAGGGTCGGTATTAATGCCAACGGATTACCCCCAATCGTAGAAACGGCCACAAGCGGTAGTATTGTCGAGCAAGGTGAAAGCAGGTCTCAAATTTCGTATTGGGGTGCTTTTGTTCAACAAACCTTTAGCTATAAAGATAAGCTATACGTAAACGGTGCTCTACGAAGTGACGGGGCTTCAACTTTTGGTAAGGATGAGAGAAGCCAATTGTACGCAAAAGCCAGTCTTTCTTATATCATTTCAGAAGAAGATTTTTGGCAAAATACTTTTGGTGATACATTCAGTACACTTAAGTTGAGGGGTTCATGGGGGCAAGCAGGAAATCTCACTGCACTTTCCGCATTCCAGCGCTTTACCTTACTTAACCCTATTTCAATTAATGGATCTCCTGGTTTGGTACCTTCGACCCAACAGGGTGATCTCGATATTGCCCCAGAACGGCAAGAAGAATATGAATTCGGTATTGACGCCGGGTTTTTCAACAATCGCCTGGGTCTAGAGTTTACGTATTATAAACAAGAAGTTACTGATCTTTTATTACCTAGGGAGCTTTCTCCATCAACAGGTTTTTCTTCACGTATAGAAAATGTGGGCAATCTAGAAAATGAGGGATTAGAACTTTTATTAAAAGGCTCTCCAGTTAAAAGTCAAGATTTCTCATGGGACGTAACCGCGACCTACTCTAAAAATAACAATGTGGTTACGAGCGTAGCTGGCGGTGGCCAATTTGCTTTAGCAGGTAGTTTTTCTACAAACTATGTAATCGAAGGAGAGCCTCTAGGTGTTTTCTACAGACAGTTCTACGCTAGAGATGCTGATGGCAGCATTTCTTTAGATGCAGATGGTTACCCATTTGCGGGTACCACTGAAGACGGTTCATCATCAAAAGTTATTGGGGATCCGAATCCCGAATGGTTCGGCTCATTAATAAATGAGTTCTCATACAAAAACTTATCACTTCGTGTTCAATTTGATGCCGTTCAAGGTTTTGATATTTTCAATTGGAACCGGAGATTATTAGACAATGTAATCTTCGGTGGAGGCTCGAATGTTGGTGAAGAATTGTTAGGCAATTTACCAAAAGGATATGGAGGTGCCCAAGCCGGTATTTTCGAAGAGTTTGTTGAAGATGGTTCTTTTGTCAAACTTAGAGAACTTAGTTTGAGCTATAATTTGCCAGA
- a CDS encoding DeoR family transcriptional regulator, whose amino-acid sequence MLKQERQRVIINEVALHNRVLLTDIAEVLNVSVDTIRRDVIQLDTEKKIKKVHGGAISLSYANDGIQQDNVYALNKKITIAKKAIQLLKSGNVIIIHGGTTCLELAKNIPSNISLTCFTMSLPIALELAKKPKVEVIIVGGTLSKESLISSGANAIHNLSKIKVDYSFIGTGYVDAEYGLTEFDWESVQVKKAVIQSSKKAVLLTISEKLNSQNRYKTCDLQEISIMATELNASDDKLMNFREKNVVLL is encoded by the coding sequence ATGCTGAAACAAGAAAGACAACGGGTAATCATTAATGAAGTTGCCCTTCATAATAGGGTTTTGCTCACAGATATTGCAGAGGTATTAAATGTATCGGTAGACACCATAAGAAGGGATGTTATTCAACTCGATACTGAAAAAAAAATAAAGAAGGTACATGGTGGCGCTATTTCTTTAAGTTATGCTAATGACGGAATTCAACAAGACAATGTTTATGCCCTAAATAAAAAGATTACTATAGCAAAAAAGGCTATTCAACTTTTAAAAAGTGGTAACGTCATCATTATTCATGGGGGAACTACCTGTTTGGAACTCGCAAAAAATATACCGTCGAACATTAGTCTTACTTGTTTCACCATGAGTTTACCCATAGCCTTAGAACTGGCTAAAAAACCAAAGGTAGAAGTGATTATCGTTGGTGGCACTTTGTCTAAAGAATCACTGATTTCCTCTGGCGCCAATGCCATTCACAACCTTTCTAAAATCAAAGTCGACTATAGTTTTATTGGCACAGGCTATGTTGATGCCGAGTACGGACTGACAGAATTTGACTGGGAAAGCGTTCAAGTAAAAAAAGCCGTAATTCAATCTTCTAAAAAAGCTGTATTACTAACCATTTCAGAAAAACTGAATTCACAAAACCGCTATAAGACCTGTGATTTACAAGAGATATCGATTATGGCTACCGAACTAAATGCCAGTGACGATAAGCTCATGAATTTCAGAGAAAAGAATGTAGTATTATTGTAG
- a CDS encoding 2-dehydro-3-deoxygluconokinase gives MPKKLITFGEVMMRLSPPGYSKFAQATSLELVYGGGEANVAISCAYLGMKAAHVTRFPNNALGKAATQFLRKHWLSTEHVIYGGNMLGKYFLEKGAAHRSSEVIYEREGSAFSLIEPSMIDWQQALKGADWFHWTGITPAISEGAAKCCLEAIKTANKMGIKVSGDINSRDNMWKYGKTMQEVMPELVQNCDVVITSSRGIHEMFGVAAPEDKFREASKKLMDKFPKIKKVVGKTRKSISASHQQIQGKMWNGEEYIKTETLNITPVIDRVGTGDAFASGLIYGLLHYDNDLQALNFASSACALKHTVPGDVNMVSLENVTSLMEGDTSGAIKR, from the coding sequence ATGCCTAAAAAGCTAATCACGTTTGGGGAGGTAATGATGCGATTATCCCCACCGGGCTATTCTAAATTTGCCCAAGCAACCTCTTTAGAACTCGTCTACGGTGGCGGTGAAGCGAATGTGGCCATTTCGTGTGCTTATTTGGGCATGAAAGCGGCACATGTGACGCGTTTTCCGAACAATGCTTTGGGTAAGGCGGCTACCCAGTTTTTACGTAAGCACTGGTTAAGTACCGAACATGTGATTTATGGTGGCAACATGTTGGGGAAGTATTTTTTGGAAAAAGGAGCGGCGCATCGATCAAGTGAGGTAATCTATGAAAGGGAGGGCTCCGCTTTTTCACTTATTGAACCTTCGATGATAGATTGGCAGCAAGCTCTTAAAGGGGCAGACTGGTTTCATTGGACAGGAATTACACCTGCTATTTCTGAGGGAGCGGCAAAATGCTGCTTAGAGGCTATCAAAACTGCCAACAAAATGGGCATTAAGGTCTCCGGTGATATTAATTCTCGTGATAATATGTGGAAATATGGTAAGACTATGCAAGAGGTGATGCCGGAATTGGTTCAAAACTGTGATGTGGTAATTACGAGTAGCCGAGGAATACACGAAATGTTCGGGGTAGCGGCCCCGGAGGATAAGTTTAGGGAGGCTTCCAAAAAACTAATGGACAAATTTCCGAAGATTAAGAAAGTAGTGGGTAAAACCAGAAAATCAATCAGTGCTTCGCATCAGCAAATACAGGGTAAAATGTGGAATGGAGAGGAGTATATTAAAACGGAAACCCTGAACATTACCCCCGTCATTGATCGTGTCGGTACCGGTGACGCTTTCGCTTCTGGTCTCATTTACGGTTTGCTACATTACGATAACGACCTTCAAGCCCTGAATTTTGCTTCCTCAGCCTGTGCCTTAAAACATACCGTTCCCGGTGATGTTAATATGGTGTCTTTAGAAAATGTGACCAGTTTAATGGAAGGCGATACCTCGGGAGCCATTAAAAGGTGA
- a CDS encoding poly(beta-D-mannuronate) lyase: MRIQDKLMALAIFLLLFSCGEKSASTGVLVKNSDELTQALSEVEPGSEIVIANGVYKDVQMKLYGLGTENKPITLRAETPGKVFFEGQSNLHLGGEYIVVNGLYFRNGYSPEKGIIRFKIGKDSIANNSRVTSCVIDGFTRPNRWENDRWVEFYGKHNQLDHSYIAGKSNDGVTLMVYHTGNENTNNHHQIVNNYFGPRPRKGGPRAETLRTGGSETSMTPGYVNVSNNFFEACNGEVEIISDKTNFNSFTNNIFYKCEGSLVLRHADYATVDGNIFIGGDDSNFYGGIRLVNTGHWITNNYFYKIRGEEFRSSLAVMNGIPKSSLNRYKQVTDAVVAYNTWVDCLSPWQIGVGQNKASADVLPASEIRSAPPIRTTIANNFIYNTKADKSPVVNHDDINGVLFENNILDNYGSAFNQFESLQNEEVKVKQVNEWLFVPEEGQDDILAEVFDGYDFKRIEKDLFGSSRGDKNRVGAIADLSRANNYEIDRTKYGPEWFSPDKEASEPNILSATSAEGELQNTITQAKDGDVVELSDEVYTLKTSLKIDKNITIRSKSNDKVQIVYEGKENTPAFQMNPTGVLHMNNVTLTGQENQLAFAPLEKNMSSAYNLDIENCVIEDFEYVLKATTGSFADSLDFKNSLIQNCKNGFVLAAEEKGNYNAEMVTFDSCEFKNVDQNVIHFYRGGYDESTIGGYLTVKNSTFTASGSSDKSSTLIKTPGIINVNLEDNTFQNNQVKLVALLWGAKNNTHSGNEISNSGKIEVQQNIELKLLY, from the coding sequence ATGAGAATTCAAGATAAATTAATGGCTCTAGCAATTTTTCTGCTATTGTTTTCATGTGGTGAAAAATCGGCATCTACAGGGGTTTTAGTCAAAAATAGCGATGAGCTAACGCAGGCATTAAGTGAAGTTGAGCCTGGTAGCGAAATCGTTATAGCTAATGGAGTTTATAAAGATGTTCAAATGAAGCTATACGGTTTGGGTACAGAGAACAAGCCTATAACCTTACGGGCCGAAACACCGGGAAAAGTCTTTTTTGAAGGGCAGTCAAATCTTCACTTAGGGGGTGAATATATAGTTGTCAACGGACTTTATTTTCGAAATGGATATTCACCGGAAAAAGGTATTATCCGATTTAAGATTGGCAAAGACAGTATAGCGAATAACTCTAGGGTGACCAGTTGTGTTATTGATGGCTTTACTCGACCAAATAGATGGGAAAATGATAGGTGGGTCGAGTTTTACGGAAAACACAATCAGCTCGACCATAGTTATATTGCAGGTAAATCAAATGATGGGGTTACATTAATGGTCTATCACACCGGTAATGAAAACACGAACAATCATCATCAAATTGTAAATAATTATTTTGGCCCAAGACCAAGAAAGGGCGGTCCAAGAGCGGAGACTTTAAGAACAGGCGGTAGTGAAACCTCAATGACGCCAGGTTACGTGAACGTTTCCAATAATTTTTTTGAGGCCTGTAATGGGGAGGTAGAGATTATTTCAGATAAGACGAATTTTAACTCGTTTACCAACAACATATTTTATAAATGTGAAGGCTCACTGGTACTAAGACATGCCGATTATGCCACTGTAGATGGTAATATTTTCATCGGTGGCGATGATTCTAACTTCTATGGCGGCATTAGGTTGGTCAATACCGGGCATTGGATCACCAATAACTATTTCTATAAAATCAGGGGCGAGGAGTTCAGAAGTTCACTGGCTGTTATGAACGGTATCCCGAAATCATCATTAAATCGTTATAAGCAAGTTACAGATGCGGTAGTTGCGTATAATACTTGGGTCGACTGTTTATCACCTTGGCAAATTGGGGTTGGGCAAAACAAAGCGAGTGCCGATGTGCTTCCCGCAAGTGAAATTCGTTCGGCCCCTCCAATTCGCACCACCATTGCCAATAACTTTATTTACAATACCAAAGCAGATAAGTCGCCAGTAGTAAATCATGATGATATTAATGGTGTTCTTTTCGAAAATAATATTCTTGATAATTATGGCAGTGCATTTAATCAATTTGAATCTTTACAGAATGAAGAGGTCAAAGTTAAGCAGGTAAACGAATGGTTGTTCGTTCCTGAAGAGGGGCAAGACGATATACTCGCCGAAGTATTCGATGGTTATGATTTTAAAAGAATAGAAAAAGATCTTTTTGGTTCATCAAGAGGTGATAAAAATAGAGTGGGGGCGATAGCTGATTTGTCTAGGGCCAATAACTATGAAATTGATAGAACTAAGTATGGCCCAGAATGGTTTTCTCCCGATAAAGAGGCTTCCGAACCGAATATATTGAGTGCTACATCGGCGGAGGGTGAACTGCAAAATACTATTACTCAGGCTAAAGATGGAGATGTTGTTGAACTTTCTGATGAGGTTTATACTTTGAAAACTTCCCTTAAAATTGACAAAAACATCACCATTCGCAGTAAGTCAAATGATAAGGTGCAAATAGTATATGAGGGAAAAGAAAATACGCCTGCCTTCCAAATGAATCCAACAGGAGTGTTGCATATGAATAATGTTACACTTACGGGTCAAGAGAATCAATTGGCTTTTGCCCCACTGGAGAAAAATATGTCATCCGCATATAACTTAGACATCGAAAATTGTGTCATTGAAGATTTTGAATATGTATTGAAAGCTACTACGGGTTCCTTCGCCGATTCCCTTGATTTCAAAAACTCTTTAATTCAAAATTGTAAAAACGGATTTGTTCTCGCAGCTGAGGAAAAAGGCAACTATAACGCTGAGATGGTAACTTTCGATTCTTGCGAGTTTAAAAATGTAGACCAAAATGTAATTCATTTTTACCGTGGCGGATATGACGAGTCTACTATCGGCGGTTACTTAACAGTGAAAAACTCAACATTCACGGCTAGTGGAAGTAGCGATAAAAGTTCTACATTGATTAAAACACCAGGTATTATAAATGTGAATTTAGAGGATAATACTTTTCAAAACAACCAAGTGAAATTAGTGGCGTTGTTATGGGGTGCCAAAAACAATACCCATTCCGGTAATGAAATTTCGAACTCGGGAAAAATTGAAGTGCAACAGAATATTGAGTTGAAATTGTTGTATTAA
- a CDS encoding 2-dehydro-3-deoxyphosphogluconate aldolase/(4S)-4-hydroxy-2-oxoglutarate aldolase — protein MAQYSRIEVVNTMKDTGMVPLFYHPDIALGKKVLKACFDGGARLMEFTARGDFAYEVFLELNKYAVKELPGMIMGVGSITDAGAASMFMQMGANFIVTPSLREDIAKVCNRRKVLWSPGCGSLTEINAAEELGCEVVKLFPGSTYGPGFVKAIKGPQPWTSIMPTGGVSTDEENLKGWFDAGVTCVGMGSKLISKEILKAQDFNGLKVLVESTLNTIQKIK, from the coding sequence ATGGCACAATATTCAAGAATTGAAGTAGTAAATACAATGAAAGATACAGGAATGGTACCTCTCTTTTACCACCCTGATATAGCTTTGGGAAAGAAGGTGCTTAAAGCCTGTTTTGATGGCGGTGCACGATTAATGGAATTTACGGCAAGAGGCGATTTTGCTTATGAGGTATTTTTAGAACTGAACAAATACGCAGTAAAAGAACTTCCGGGTATGATTATGGGTGTAGGTTCGATAACCGATGCAGGTGCAGCTTCAATGTTCATGCAGATGGGCGCAAACTTCATTGTAACCCCATCTTTAAGGGAAGATATCGCCAAGGTCTGCAATCGTAGAAAAGTATTATGGTCACCTGGCTGCGGTTCTCTCACTGAAATTAATGCTGCTGAAGAGCTCGGTTGTGAAGTGGTGAAACTTTTTCCTGGTTCTACCTACGGTCCCGGATTTGTAAAAGCAATAAAAGGGCCACAACCGTGGACAAGTATCATGCCGACCGGTGGGGTGAGCACAGATGAAGAAAATTTAAAAGGTTGGTTCGATGCAGGCGTTACCTGTGTTGGAATGGGGTCTAAACTCATCTCCAAAGAAATTCTGAAAGCACAAGACTTTAATGGTTTAAAAGTGCTTGTTGAAAGTACTTTGAATACCATTCAAAAAATAAAGTAG
- a CDS encoding 6-phosphofructokinase 1: protein MSSKKSILIFCGGGPAPGINAVISTVAKIFLKDGYRVLGLHEGFKGIFSEEPQIKEFDFAHADRIFSRGGSTLIMSRFKPKNEKLNTRLFLDNNVKLMVSIGGDDTASSANRITAYLAKENIAIANIHVPKTIDNDLPLPDRNPTFGFHSAKDEGVRIGNTTYEDSRTSNNWFVMSTMGRSAGHLAFGIATSCHFPMMVIPEMFDKTNITFDKVVHLIISSMVKRKIENVNYGVALVSEGVFHIMPKSELDNCGINFTYDDHGHPELGNVSKSHIFNVLVQARLKELGITIKSRPVELGYELRCCRPIGFDLTLCTLLGIGVKKLFDEGLSGCIVTANSRGEVTPLFLTDLQNEEGKIEPRLVDINSEFARLCFQNLNYLTESDYDRAKAYLDHPEKYDFNKILNRA from the coding sequence ATGAGTTCGAAAAAATCTATATTAATTTTCTGTGGTGGGGGCCCAGCCCCCGGTATCAACGCGGTTATAAGTACCGTAGCCAAAATTTTTTTAAAAGACGGTTATCGTGTATTGGGTCTACATGAAGGTTTTAAGGGCATTTTTTCAGAAGAACCACAAATTAAAGAGTTCGATTTCGCTCATGCGGATCGTATTTTTAGTCGCGGGGGCTCTACTTTGATTATGAGCCGTTTTAAGCCTAAGAACGAAAAGTTGAATACTCGTTTGTTCTTAGATAATAATGTCAAGTTAATGGTAAGTATCGGTGGCGATGATACTGCCTCTTCAGCCAATAGAATTACGGCCTATCTAGCTAAAGAGAATATTGCCATAGCAAATATTCATGTACCCAAAACTATCGATAATGATCTTCCGTTACCAGATAGAAACCCCACGTTCGGTTTTCATTCGGCAAAAGATGAAGGGGTGCGCATAGGTAATACTACTTATGAAGATTCCCGTACTAGTAATAACTGGTTCGTTATGTCTACTATGGGTAGATCAGCGGGGCACTTGGCATTCGGTATCGCCACTAGTTGCCATTTTCCTATGATGGTAATACCTGAAATGTTTGACAAGACCAATATTACTTTCGACAAGGTAGTTCATTTGATTATCTCATCGATGGTAAAACGAAAAATTGAGAATGTCAATTATGGTGTTGCCTTGGTCAGTGAAGGGGTTTTTCATATCATGCCAAAATCAGAACTTGATAATTGTGGTATCAATTTCACCTACGATGATCATGGTCACCCTGAATTGGGTAATGTGAGCAAATCCCATATTTTTAATGTACTGGTTCAGGCACGTTTAAAAGAACTAGGTATAACAATAAAAAGTAGACCGGTCGAATTGGGTTATGAATTGCGGTGTTGCAGGCCCATCGGTTTCGATCTGACTTTATGTACCCTACTCGGTATCGGGGTTAAGAAATTGTTTGATGAGGGGTTAAGTGGATGTATAGTAACCGCGAATTCACGTGGAGAAGTAACCCCCCTTTTCTTGACCGATCTTCAAAATGAAGAAGGTAAAATTGAACCTAGATTAGTAGATATCAATTCGGAATTTGCTAGACTCTGCTTTCAAAATTTGAATTACTTGACCGAATCGGACTATGACCGTGCAAAAGCATATCTAGACCATCCTGAGAAATATGATTTTAATAAGATTTTAAATAGAGCGTAG
- a CDS encoding 2-dehydro-3-deoxygluconokinase — MKKVVTFGEIMLRLAPQGFLRFSQSNSFDVIYGGGESNVAVSLANYGVPVDFVTRLPKNDIGECAMMEMRKRGVGVDKIIYGGDRLGIYFLETGAVSRGSKVVYDRAHSAMAEIEKGMVDWDNVFEGVEWFHWTGITPAISQGAADACLEAVKAASERGITISTDLNYRAKLWNYGGDREAIMTELTAYCDIVLGNEEDAEKHFGIHPEGLDVHKHGHDVKAEAFLSVCKQMMKKFPKAKKVITTLRGSISASHNTWAGVLYDGENMYESPQYQITDIVDRVGGGDSFMGGLIYGLLKYPEDDQNALNFAVAASCLKHTIKGDANLATVAEVEKLMSGDASGRVAR, encoded by the coding sequence ATGAAAAAAGTAGTAACCTTCGGTGAGATAATGTTGAGGTTGGCTCCTCAGGGATTTTTAAGATTTTCTCAATCCAATTCTTTTGATGTTATATATGGAGGCGGAGAGTCGAATGTAGCCGTATCGCTTGCCAATTATGGCGTTCCCGTAGATTTTGTGACGCGTTTGCCAAAGAATGATATTGGCGAATGTGCCATGATGGAAATGCGAAAAAGAGGCGTAGGTGTCGATAAAATTATCTATGGAGGCGACCGTCTAGGAATTTATTTCTTGGAGACCGGGGCCGTATCGAGAGGAAGTAAGGTAGTCTATGACAGAGCCCATTCCGCCATGGCGGAAATTGAAAAGGGAATGGTCGATTGGGACAATGTTTTTGAGGGAGTTGAGTGGTTTCACTGGACAGGTATTACGCCTGCCATTTCACAAGGTGCGGCAGATGCTTGTCTTGAAGCCGTAAAAGCTGCCAGCGAGAGAGGAATCACAATTTCTACGGACTTGAACTACCGTGCTAAACTTTGGAATTATGGTGGTGACCGAGAAGCGATTATGACCGAGCTTACAGCATATTGCGATATTGTTTTGGGTAATGAAGAAGATGCTGAAAAGCATTTTGGCATTCATCCCGAAGGTCTAGATGTTCATAAACATGGTCACGATGTAAAAGCGGAGGCTTTTCTTTCGGTTTGTAAACAGATGATGAAGAAATTCCCGAAGGCCAAAAAAGTGATCACAACGTTGAGAGGTTCTATTAGTGCCTCTCATAATACCTGGGCCGGTGTGCTATACGATGGTGAGAACATGTACGAATCTCCCCAATATCAGATAACAGATATCGTTGACCGTGTAGGGGGAGGCGACTCGTTTATGGGCGGATTGATTTATGGGTTATTGAAGTACCCTGAAGACGATCAGAATGCTTTGAACTTCGCAGTGGCCGCCTCGTGCCTTAAGCATACCATTAAAGGTGACGCCAACTTGGCTACAGTAGCTGAGGTTGAAAAGTTAATGAGTGGAGATGCCTCTGGAAGGGTAGCGAGATAA
- a CDS encoding NAD(P)-dependent dehydrogenase (short-subunit alcohol dehydrogenase family): MKAKVAVITGATGGIGFAVAKRLGKDGYTVILNGIDDEAGAERVKELTEAGVTAEYYGFDVTNEEAVTKNIKAIGEKYGKIDTLVNNAGGLGGRSRFEEMTTEFYRSVMALNLDSAFFASRAAIPFLKKGEDASIINYTSNAAWTAGGPGAGIYGTSKAGVHTITKALAKDLAEYGIRVNAVSPGTIDTPFHAQIKATKPEVFASWANSIMLGRLGQPEDVAGVVSFLASSDAKFITAETIQIGGGQALGI; encoded by the coding sequence ATGAAAGCAAAAGTAGCAGTGATAACAGGAGCGACCGGAGGTATCGGATTTGCCGTAGCGAAAAGATTAGGAAAAGATGGGTACACCGTTATTCTTAATGGCATAGATGATGAAGCAGGTGCGGAGAGAGTAAAAGAACTTACCGAAGCAGGCGTAACGGCCGAATATTATGGTTTCGATGTTACCAATGAAGAAGCCGTTACCAAGAATATAAAGGCAATCGGCGAGAAATATGGTAAAATAGATACCCTTGTTAACAATGCAGGTGGTCTAGGGGGTAGATCAAGATTCGAAGAAATGACTACCGAATTTTATAGATCCGTAATGGCATTAAACCTCGACTCGGCATTTTTTGCGTCGAGGGCGGCAATTCCTTTTCTAAAAAAAGGAGAAGATGCTTCTATCATCAATTATACTTCTAACGCAGCTTGGACAGCCGGTGGGCCTGGAGCAGGAATCTATGGAACATCTAAAGCCGGTGTTCATACCATCACCAAAGCTTTGGCAAAAGATTTGGCGGAGTACGGTATTAGGGTAAATGCGGTATCTCCCGGTACGATTGACACCCCTTTTCATGCTCAGATCAAAGCGACCAAACCAGAAGTTTTCGCTTCTTGGGCAAATAGTATCATGCTAGGCAGATTAGGTCAGCCCGAAGATGTAGCCGGTGTGGTATCTTTCTTAGCGAGTAGCGATGCAAAGTTTATTACAGCTGAAACTATTCAGATTGGCGGAGGGCAAGCTTTAGGTATCTAA